Below is a genomic region from Patagioenas fasciata isolate bPatFas1 chromosome 5, bPatFas1.hap1, whole genome shotgun sequence.
GCGGGGACTCAGGATGGGACATAGAGCGCTCCGGACTTGAAAAGAGGGGACTGCAGGAGAGGTGGGGGCGTCTcccagggaggacagcaggggaggggaggggacaccGCCATTTACACCGATCAGGAGAAGCTGTAATCTATACACAGTGGTATAAGCCAAGATATATTACATGAAAGAACACACGGGGTGCATGGAGTTACCCACACCGAGTCAAACTGGCACAGTTGTCTTGAACAAGACTCTTGGAGTTGCAGTTGGTGTTTGTTGTTGACCTACCTAGCTCgctctatatatatagatatgtatagaATTTTTCTGCATGCATTTGTCTCAAAAGGAGCTGTACAGCTGGGTTGGGTGTCCAATCCCCACCCCGTCTCCATCTTCATTTTTTCCGGGCTAGGAACGCCACTCCCACAATCACAGCGAGCGCAGCCACCGCCACTCCTCCCACGATGATCAAGGGCTTCATGTTGTCGAAGATGCTGCCTGGTGACTCCTCGGAGCTGTTTCCCTTGTGGTCAGAGTCAGGGGACTGGCCCGTGGCCTCTTGCGTCTCCGCGCTGGGTTTGAGGTTGCTGTGGTTGTTCACGACGGCAGCGTCACCGCCGGCCTTCTTGGCGGCAGAGGTGGCGGTGGCAGGAGCAGGCTGCTCCTTGGGGGTCTCCTTCTTGTCTGCATTCGCGGCGGGCCCAGCGTTGGGCTTTTCTGGCTTCCCAGAGCTGGGGGCCTTGGCGTCGGGTTTGTTTCCGCTTCGGACGTTGCCTTTGGAATCCATCCCTAGGGGAGCTGCGGGTGGTGACTGGACAATCCCAGCTCTTCTCCTTCGCCCTCTGGCTGGGGAAAGCCGAGGAGCCACCTGAGGGAGAGGTCAAGCCCTTGGAGCGATTGTCTTGGGTGATTCTCACGTGGCGAGGTCCTACCTGGACATGATACAGCACCTGGAAGAAGAGCAACGAGAGGTGAGTGAAAGGACAGAACCAACCAGTGCTGTTCCACCCAAAGGCAGCAGAGGAGAAGACAAACCTGGAAAACTCTTGGCTCTTTAGTACCTGTGAGCTGTATTCAAAGCATCTGGTACAAAGCTTGCACCCGCAAGAACAAGTTGGGCCGACTGTCATCTGTAGCCACCACAACCAGGCTCTGTGTGCAGCCACGACAAGTCCACCCTGGCCGTGTCTGTGATGCCATTTGTCAGTGACGAGAGACCCTCGTGTCCAACCAAATAAACCTTACTTTTCATTTGCTCACCGCAGCTCCCTTCCTCCTGAGGAAGGAGAGAGCGTTTTGTTCCCTGGGAAAGCAGATCAATAGCTCTTCCCTGGTTGTATCTCACCCTCTACCCTTCTTTTTGCAGCATTATCCCACGCTAAGTTTAGGAAGTGGTTAATATGCAATCTTGTGACACTCTCCATCCAGATGGGtgctgcagaaaaaaacaaagcaaaagccaaACAGGATTACTTCCCCTGTTGCCACTGCGAGGATTGTTACTGTCAGCATTTCTGGTGGAGCTGCAACAAAATAAGACAAACACTGGATTGTCAGCTGGTGCAGATCAGTGTCTTGACCCCAGTGCAACTGCGTGAATCTGCTGTAAAGCTGGATCTCAATGTGATTTTATCTCTCCTTCGTGTCTCCTCCTTGCAGGGGGTACCTGGGCTCACCTACAGAGCTGAGCAGGGTGTCAAATGCACCACGGGCGATTAACTGGAGCCGTTTTCCCCAGGGAAGTGAGGAGAGCAGTGAAGAGCACGGCTGCACCCAGAGAATCCAGCAAAATGGACAAAGCAGGTTTCAGAGGGTGATAAAGACCCAACAAAACCCATCACCCAGGCAACCCTGGCCAGGCAGGTGGCTGCAGCTCCCGTGGCTGCAGCTCCGCACAGCGGGGCAGGCTGGCTTCGGGACCGAGGGTGCTGCATCGCGGCAACGGGGACTCTGAGAAACCAGGAACGAACAGAGGCAGCCGTCGACCCCATCGCTGCTGACCTGCAGCGCTGCCGGCGGCTTTCCGCCCGCGACGTGAAACACGAGCTCGTTAGCTCTCTGCGTTTGGAAATAAAGAGGCTCCTCAAAAACCTCTACAGATTGATGCTTCTTCCAAAGCGGCTGTGAGCACAGATCACTCTCAATGACAGACAGTGTGAAGGTCCCAGGGTTGCAGCAATGGTGCGTGCTGCTGACTTTTCTGGGAAACAGGCTAACAAATGCAATGTGTTAATCCCCATCTGGGCAGAAACACAAACCTGCTCACAGAAATGCCAGGTTTGGGTCCAAAGCAAAGCTTTCGTGGTATGAGAGaagctcctcctgctctccattGTTTGGTGGCCACCATGTTCTCCAAAGCTCACCAACTGTTTGCCTGCAGCTGGACAATACTTACATTTCTGAGTTTGTGATATTAAACCATCTTAACACCCAGAACACCACCACTCCATCACTGAAGATGTATCATGTATCATACACTTGGGCATCTTGTACCACACAAACAAAATCCCTGCCTTGGGACTTAGGAGAAAAACAAAGTCCTGGCCAAGTGCAAGAACATTTTCCTCTCCCCACTCATTTTGTAATATATCTGTAGGTACCACCTGCCTCCTTTATTCTGCTTTGATCAGTAGAAACCCTGTGTAGatccagggctggggctgcacgcAGTCACCTGCTCCCTTGGTTTGGGAGGAATTTATCCTCATTTTACATCTGCTACAACAATGACCCAAAGAAATAGTAAGTGGAGCCCAAGACTGAGCGGGCTTCGAGGTTAAAGCAGGGAGAGTCAGATTCATCAtgtcataaatattaaataacctGCTCAGTCGCTTTGATATCAATTACCTGGGCTACTCACACACTCCCTACTATTTGTGTGGTCGTTCCGTATGAACCAAGCCCTGaactgctgctgcttccccaggAAAGGTCCGTGGGTAATTCACGGAGGGGGCAAACTGTGCTCCTTGCTGAGCACCGGGGGCTCTGCACAGTTTTTCCCCGTCCCTcgctggtcagatctggtttccCGATCCCCGGTTTAGCCCAGAGCCCGCGCTGTGCCCCAGCGCCTGGTCCACGGCCGTGCCCCGCACCGCTGCAAACGCTCCCGAGAGCTTTCTGGATTTCTAAGTGAGTTTCCACTGAAAGCAAGTCATCACCCTcaccaaatttaaacaaaataaaggtttaaaTATATGTAGAAACCAATCTAAGCCCAAAATCTGTATCAGCAGCTCTGAAGCATCCACATGGAAAGGCTTTCAAGGGCACGAGCCTGTGCTCATCCTTGAACACCTCTGTGGCCCACAGACTCAAAATAAAGGGGCTTTCCTCATTGTCAAAAGCTGAGCCTGTACATACAGATGTGAAGGATGTTTCCCCAGCCCTttgtctcctcctcttccctcatTCCATCACACAAAGCTTTTCTCTAATGGCCTATTTCTCcacctttgctttcttctttatAGCTCCTCACATCTATTTATTCCTGCCTTCTCTCCTCATTGCAGCCTCTGCCTGTCTACCCATTGCTccccctccagctcctcctgcctcccaCTCAAACAGCAGCACTTGAAAATAAGGTTTTATGAAAAAGAGTCTTCATTCCCTCTCTTCCCCTTCCACGCTATTTCTTTGTTTAACAATCTGCACCTTTTCTTGAAGGTTTTTCGCTTGCCAGCAGCTAAACCAGCTCTTAACCAGGCTGGGAAGAAGGAGCAAAAATCATTACACCAGTGATGAAggagaaaaaggcaaagaaaagcccTTCAAattcctgctgctgcaggaaataAAAGGCAGCAAAAAACCATGACAGCCCTCCTGGGATGATTCTGGTTCTTGCAGCTCTCGAGGTCAGCGCAGACTCACCCAGTGCAACAAGCTGGTCCCAGCCAAAGCAACAGGGCTTTGGGTCCCCAAAATGCACCTTTTTCGCCTCAGCCCCTCCACAAATTAGCAAATACATCTCTTCATCCATCTCCTGCGTGTGCAGATGAAAGCTGCAACAATCCTGCACTGAACAGAGCAGATGAGTCATTGCCAGCTTGGTGGTAACGTCGCCATTAGAAGGTCCTCGTCCCCGTGCATAgaccagctccatccccaggccCTGCAATCTTCCCCTCACTCTTccaaatcagaaggaaaaagcagcaattttgcaAGCGGGAGAAGCTGCTGCAGCGTGGGGTGCGGTgggagctgcacccccaggtgcgcCCAGCACGGGGCTCATACGGGGGGTTTCACACTGTCAGCAGGAGAGGATCCAACCGCCACAAGCAGGGTCACCTATCTGAGTTTGTATTGGCAACAAAGGTCCGTCCACATGCTCCAGGTGTCCTCCAGCTGAAAACATCTGTCTCAGAAATACCTACTGACTCTTTCTGACCTGTGCAGAAAGAGCCTGAGGTGGCAGAAAAAACACTTCTGTACCTTCAGATGTTATCCCCTAACCCCTACTTACTCTCCCCTTCACTTTGTCATTCCCACCTgtctcagaaaaaaaccaaaagtatGATGGTTTGTCCTTTTGGGGCAAAGAGGAGGAGTTTAAAAACCAAGCCCCCATTATTATTTTAAGTAACATGGCCTGTGCTGGCTGTTGGGCAAAGAATTTAACAGGTCCCTATTACTAGGCCAGCATTAGTGCTTCTTCCAGCCTCATCTCCactatcaacacccagcacagtcATCGCATTCTGCAGTCATTTGTTCTTACACCAACACAAGGAAAGGTTTTCAGTGCCATGGAGCAAGAACCTACCCTGAACACCGATTAATTTCAGGTCCCTTCAGCAGGTTCTGGCACAACTGCATTTGgtcatttaaaaccaaaccaggcTCCAAAGGGACAGAAAATGCCCCTCTTCTCCCACAGGTTCCCTTTGGTGAGTGCAATTTGCACCTGCCGAAACTGGCTTGCAGGATTGAATCGGCATCGCGGATTTGGGCACCGGCACCAGCTGGCGGGTGAAGAGCAGGTAATTTTAGACTGAAATCTGCAGATCTTGTTCCAGCAGCAAACTGCACACATAAAGGGGAAAATTAGAATATGACCACTTCAAAGAGACACCTGAAAATACAAAACtccttgaaaaggaaaaagacaacaaAGCAGCAGTGTTCTGACTACAAAAGGCAAGGCAGCGATGAGCTGAAGTGACCGGGACCAGTCTGTTAGAAACTGGGGCTGTTATTGGGGGATCAAGTGCCGCCCcagccttcctgtgtcacctttgCATGCCACAAACTCTCTCCAGTGCAAGTCAATGTGAATACACGGGGCTGAACTCACCAACACGAGACCCTCAGATGGAAGAGGTGCAGTGTGGAAATCACCAGCACCAAAGAGGCCCTGGCTGACGTGGTCGGAGCCCCAGGGGTAGGTTCGGGGGGTCCCTCCTGAGATCCCAAGGCTCAAAACCATTCTcacctccctttcccctcccaaAGATCAGCAGATCTCCTCGTGCACCAAAGTTAAGAAAAGGAAAGATGGCGAGCAGACTGCAGGAGGGACTGCAAGTCCTGGCTACATCAATGGAACATCGTGTAAGGAACtatcaaaacccacctgaaaatAAAGTAATCCGGATTTGTCCCCACCCAGCTGAAGGCAGAGCTGGGATCACACTTCTGAGTTATTTGGGAGTAGAAACTGGACTCATCTTGCTGACTCTCAGCCTGGCTGGTCCTACTGTCCCCTCATGGGCGtcacctaaaaaaacccaaccaaccaaaaaaaaaaaccacaaaaaactccCCCACCACAAGTCAGTGGCTCAAATGCAGCATCTCCGCTGTCCTTTGAGGACACCTGCCCATCACCAGGGCATCTCACCACTGCTGGAAACACGAGCAAAATCGTCAGTCAGCTGTATCTCTTCATTCCTAGAGCTCTGCTTCGTTTCAGGGTCTGTTCTCCCAAGCTGTTCAGTAGCACAAGCTCAGCCTCCCACAAATCAGCCCATGGGAAATGAGGAGACCTCGTTTTCCACCTTGCTCATTAATGTGTATGCACAAACAGACCCTTGCTCTGCAGAAATACAGACCAGGCTGCACCACCACAGGCAGCTGAGCTGCTTCTCTGGCACCATGGGGAAGACCCTTCCCCTGTTCTCTGGTCGTGCTGGATCAACAAGTCCACAGAGGGCTTGTATGTGGCATCAGAGATAGGCCAGGCCTATTCTTTCCCCCCACGGGAGTGATGCTGATGGCTCCAAGGGGGTCACGCTTGGGCTCTTGACCTTGTCTAACCCCTGAATAACGCAGTTTGGAGGACCAGGCGCTTTGGAAAGTGTCCCCAGGGTTTTGTGCCTGTTTCATCATCAGGGCTGGATTTTGGGGGTCAgtcccctgccccatcccagccTCATCCTGCAACCGAGCAGCAGATTTTATATCCCAGTGCTTCAACTCCCCATTTCCAAAGGGAACAAATAGCACTTGTCCCCCTTTCTGAGCTGCTGGGGAATAAACACACAAAGGCAGCGAGATGCCAGGCGAGCACCCCGGATAAGTGACGGCAGAGTGTGACTAAGCCCTTCCCCATCTCCAAGTGCCGTGAAGACAGATGAGGTAATGCAGTGCCTCTCGGTGTTACCGGAGATGTTAAACCGGCTTTACATAAGGAGCTTGTGTTCATTCCGCTGCCGCGGGCAGCTCCCCGAGGAGGATTTCAGCCACCTTGCTGTGTATTTTGGCCCCCGCTCCTGACGCAATGCACAACAAACGTGATAAAACACAACGCAACCCGGAGCCGCTTGTCAGAGACGCTTTTAAAGAGCCCCCGAGCCCCAGCACCGCGCTGTGCAGAGGAACTGCCGCGTTCGCCAGCCCTCCCGAAGCCCAGCCCTGGAGACAGCGGCACCACGTCACAGCGAACGCTGCTGACCCACTTCACCGTGATGAGATATTTATGAATCCTTTCCCCAATCTGTTCCTTGCTACTCCCCACATCCCTCCCCGCCTTTCCCAGCCCAGATTAAACGTTTCCCTGTCAAACAAGCCCTTTGAATCTAGATATGGAGAGTGCCAGCTGCTGGAAGTGTTTTTCCAGGTGGCAGCAGCGGCTTCAAATCGCTGCCACAGGGGAGATTTGCCAGCAAATCCACGGCTGCGTCAGCCCTGCGGCTGCACTGGGACCCAGCGCCCTCGCCACTCGTGCAGCCGGTGCTGGCAGTGACCACGACCCACAACCGTCACCCACACAGCCCCCGGCCTCGCAGGACCCTGCCCCTCGCTCCTCGTACCACCGAGATGTGTCACCTCTCTCCTAACCCGGGGGACACAGCGGTTGTTCGGAGGGTGGGTTATACCTGGTGCCAGGACAAGATGTAGAAACACAACAGGTGTCTGTAGCCCAGCAAAATGGGCTTTTTCTGGCATCTGCAAAGGGGGTGCAGACCCTGGGCACCCCCATGGGCCACCAACCGCACAGGGATGGGGCAAAGTCCCATCTTGTCACACAGGTGCCAGTGACCCCTCCAGAGGCTGCTCCACAGCCTGGCCGCACTCCCTGCACAGGTGACACAGCATTTCGGAGCCCCGCATACAGCCCAACACACTCCCCACCACCACGAGCCCAGACAAAGGCTGAAGAGCTGTTTCTACACCATCATTTCTGCAGGAGACGATATCTGAGCCCAGTGTCACATCTGCAAGCCACAATTGTCCCAAAGATCTCGCTGGGATGGACGCGGCAGACGTTTCATTCTCCAAGAGACCGAAGTGACGCTGCAGGGACCCTCACTGTGCTCCTGCCAGGGCCTCGACCTTTGGTTGGTtttccaaaccaaaaccccagctCAAACCTCCACCGTTCAGGCACTCTGCCTGCACACAGCCACGTACATCACAAAAACatactccactttttttttttgccgttATCTTTTCTCACCCTATGTGAAATTAAAGCAATAAGAGCCATGAGAAATGGTGCATGTGACTGACTCTGCCCTTAAACATGCAGTACCAAGGGAAGGGCGGCTTGCTGCAGTTTCACCTGCCTTTCATCAGACCCCGGCAAACTCCCATCTCACCTTCCCTGCTGTAAAATCCCCCTCCAGGGCACCTGGCAGGCACAAACCCGGCCATTCCCCTGCGGCAACGCGGGCTCTCAAGCACTGCTGTCCACTTCAGCTTCTGCAAATAACCCTATTGAAAAACAGCCGGGCTGCTGCCAAAAAACCCCGCCAAGCCCACTGCTTCCACCAGAGCGTTCGCCACGCACAGTCCCAAAGGGGCAGCTCAGCACCCAGACCCGGCGCTGCCTGGTGTGGGCACAAAACCAATGCAAACCCCTTCTTCTGCCCTGAAACAAGGCAGGAATCAGGAAATCGTTACCAAAACGACCTTGGGAAATAGAAGATTTTGCCTCAAGTTCTCCAGTGGTGCCAATCGCGTGCTCCGGCTGATGGCACCGATTTACACCTGGTAGGGACCTGGCCCGCTGTCGGCAGCAGAAGTCAcacctggtgaggctgcacaacCCGCCCGGTCACCGCACAAGTGCCACCAACCCGCCCGGTCACCGCACAAGTGCCACCAACCCGCCCGGTCACCGCACAAGTGCCACCAACCCGCCTGGTCACCGCACAAGTGCCACCAACCCGCCTGGTCACCGCACAAGTGCCACCAACCCTCGCACTGCAGCTGGACCCGACTGCGCTCTCAGCCACAGTTTACAACAAAACTGTTTCTAGAATTAGAGAGAAACTGGAAAGACGCTGCTGAGATCAGGTTGGAAATACCCTTCTGCTGCAAAGTCTGGCTTCTCAGGGTCGTaactaaaacaaaatcaaaactggGGGACTGTCCTAGCTAAAACAATTTCAGAGCACCTCGCTTTGCAGTGCTCTGCCCTAGCTTTAATCCTGGGTTTGAGCCCCTTTTAGACACAGAATCAAATGCTATTTTTTCACTTTATAATTCCATTTTTTCAATAGTAGAATGAGATTGTAGCTTTTACCCTTCAAAAAATCATGAGGTGTTAGATCTTAAGCCTCTCCCTGGCGGGACTGAGCATCACTCACCCCAAGACAGAAATTCAGAGGGACACAGGGAAGGATTTTCAGCCAGGATGACTTTTTCCCATCCCAGCTATTTGGCAGGACACCGGGCTGAGGCGCTGGAGTAGTTTCAAGGGGAAGGATTCAGGAGATGCAGTGGAAGATGCGCAGAGCATGGACCAGAGAGGTTCAAGCCACAGGTGTGACATGGCCCAGCCAGGCACGGGCACCCTGCGTCCCCAGCTGCTGCGCCACCCCTGCATCCCACCCCGGGCAGCTGCTCAGGTCTTGCCTTTCTGCCACACTCACCATCttgcaaacacattttctttcttttagaatGCTTTTCCAGCCCTCGCAGAGCCAGCAAttcagcaccagcagctctgcgGCACTGGGGACACGCTGCAGCACCGAAAGGCACCGCATCCCTtcctggggacaggctggcaCATCCCTAGAGACGAGATGAGGTAGGAGGCCACTAGAGCCCAAAAGCCCCAGCAGAAGCTGAACCAGCAGCTCCCCATTGCTGTTGAAAAGGTAATTATCACCCTGCCAATCACAGCTCCCGAGCTCAGCACCACTGACACCCCCTCCTCTGTCACCCACGGGTCACACGCTGCTCTTGGCTCCGCTCAGCCGTCCTCCCATGGAGCTGGGTTACAGCCACCCCCAAAACACTCAAATCTTCCCAGGGAATAGGTAAAGATTCCCCAAAACCTCCATCCCGACACCCAGGCTGGGCCGCGGGGCAGAGCTCAGgtctctgcgatgccatctcagGAATAACGTCATGGCAGCATCAGCAAGTATTTCATGCACCTTTCTGCCTCTTGGAGAACGTGAACAACTCATCCCTTTCCACCAAAGCTTTGCTTTTTACACCTGGGAAAATGCCTTTGGCAAGAGAGCGGATGCTCCCAATTtggggtgctgctccccaagcACCCAGGAGATGGTACCCAGACTGATGCTTTTAAGAGCTCTTCCCAACAGTCAGTGGGTCCTGTATCTCTTAAATTCCATAtccacaagcaaaaaaaaaaaaccaaaactaaacggGGGGTTATCTCTGACACATTAAAATAGCCCAACCACTGCAGCGAGCAGCAGCAAATTGAGCAGCCCTTTTCAGCTGCTGGGCATCCCAAAGCCGTCCCTTCCAACCAACGCAGGATTGCACCAGGCTGCTGTGGCATCACCCTCCTCTGGCTCAGCTGTGGCCAGAAGAATGATTACAGAAGCAATTCTGCACGTGCAGAGCCCGGTCCTGAACCCGACAGCCGCTCGGATCCGCAGGCGTCAGCCTGAAAACTGTTGCTTTGCGCCTGAAATGTAAGAAGCCGCTGCAGGCAGACAGGGGCTGATTCAGCACCAGGCAGTGACCTTCCTGGGAGGCTCCTGGCACGCTCGGGGGTAAAATCCACCTCTTACCTCATCCTGCAAAACCACAGCGCTCCCCCTCCCTGCAGAAAGCTGGGGAAGGATCCCCAAACTTCCTCCAGCGCAGAAATGCTTGCTCAGAGAGCTCCAGCCCTCCCCACTGCCCCATCTGCCTCCCCAACACCCAAACAAGGCTGGGGAGAATGTGCCGGGGTGTTCACCAGGCCCCGGTCCTGTCAGCGGAGGGGATGGATGGAGAGAGATGAATATTTGAAGATGAAGCATTATATTGAATATGAAGCGTTATATTGAATATTTAATACGAAGCACGTAGGGGAATTCTGGATATTTTTTCCCCACATCCCACCGCAATCTGAGGGGGTTAGAGGCTGGCGTCAGGCACCATGGCTGAGAAAGGAGAGATGGGAGATGCTGAAGGTCAAACCTGTGAAGGTCAGACTCGTGAAGGTCGGTCCTGAGCTGGAACGGGAGCTCGGCCGGCATGGTCCGTCCTCCCGCTCCCGACAGCATCCTGCGCAAGCCCCACCCAGGGACACGGGGCTGCCTCGGGAGGGTTTCCTCCGCTCA
It encodes:
- the CEND1 gene encoding cell cycle exit and neuronal differentiation protein 1; the encoded protein is MDSKGNVRSGNKPDAKAPSSGKPEKPNAGPAANADKKETPKEQPAPATATSAAKKAGGDAAVVNNHSNLKPSAETQEATGQSPDSDHKGNSSEESPGSIFDNMKPLIIVGGVAVAALAVIVGVAFLARKK